One segment of Cynocephalus volans isolate mCynVol1 chromosome 8, mCynVol1.pri, whole genome shotgun sequence DNA contains the following:
- the COL8A2 gene encoding collagen alpha-2(VIII) chain gives MQKGPVGPPFREGKGQYLDMPLPMLPMDLKGEPGPPGKPGPRGPPGPPGFPGKPGTGKPGLHGQPGPAGPPGFSRMGKAGPPGLPGKVGPPGQPGLRGEPGIRGDQGLRGPPGPPGLPGPSGITVPGKPGAQGVPGPPGFQGEPGIQGEPGPPGDRGLKGDNGVGQPGLPGAPGQGGAPGPPGLPGPAGLGKPGLDGLPGAPGDKGEPGPPGVPGPSGEPGAVGPKGPPGVDGIGVPGVAGVPGPQGPAGVKGEPGTRGPPGLIGPTGYGMPGLPGPKGDRGPAGVPGLLGDRGEPGEDGEPGEQGPQGLGGPPGLPGSAGLPGRRGPPGPKGEAGPGGPPGVPGIRGDQGPSGLAGKPGLPGERGLPGAHGPPGPTGPKGEPGFTGRPGGPGVAGALGQKGDLGLPGQPGLRGPSGIPGLQGPTGPIGPQGLPGLKGEPGLPGPPGEGKVGEPGTAGPTGPPGVPGSPGLTGLPGPPGPPGPPGAPGAFDETGIAGLHLPNGGVEGAVLGKGGKPQFGLGELSAHATPAFTAVLTSPFPASGMPVKFDRTLYNGHSGYNPATGIFTCPVGGVYYFAYHVHVKGTNVWVALYKNNVPATYTYDEYKKGYLDQASGGAVLQLRPNDQVWVQMPSDQANGLYSTEYIHSSFSGFLLCPT, from the exons ATGCAAAAAGGACCTGTGGGACCGCCCTTCCGCGAGGGCAAGGGCCAGTACCTGG atatGCCTCTACCGATGCTGCCAATGGACCTGAAAGGAGAGCCTGGCCCCCCTGGGAAGCCCGGACCTCGGGGCCCCCCTGGCCCTCCTGGCTTCCCAGGAAAACCAGGCACCGGAAAGCCAGGGCTCCATGGGCAGCCTGGCCCAGCCGGCCCCCCTGGCTTCTCCCGAATGGGCAAGGCTGGTCCTCCAGGGCTCCCGGGCAAGGTTGGACCACCAGGGCAGCCAGGGCTTCGAGGGGAGCCAGGAATACGAGGGGACCAGGGCCTCCGGGGGCCCCCGGGGCCCCCTGGCCTCCCTGGCCCCTCAGGCATTACTGTCCCTGGAAAACCAGGTGCCCAGGGGGTTCCAGGGCCCCCAGGATTCCAGGGGGAGCCAGGGATCCAGGGGGAGCCTGGGCCACCAGGTGATCGAGGCCTCAAGGGGGATAATGGAGTGGGCCAGCCAGGACTACCTGGGGCCCCAGGGCAGGGGGGTGCCCCTGGACCCCCTGGCCTCCCTGGTCCAGCTGGCTTGGGAAAACCAGGTTTGGATGGGCTTCCTGGGGCACCTGGAGACAAGGGTGAGCCTGGGCCTCCTGGGGTTCCAGGCCCCAGTGGGGAGCCAGGAGCTGTGGGCCCAAAAGGACCCCCAGGGGTAGACGGTATAGGGGTTCCAGGAGTAGCAGGGGTGCCAGGGCCACAGGGCCCAGCAGGGGTCAAAGGGGAACCAGGGACCCGAGGCCCTCCTGGCCTGATAGGCCCCACTGGCTATGGGATGCCAGGACTGCCAGGCCCCAAAGGGGACAGGGGCCCAGCTGGGGTCCCAGGGCTCTTGGGGGACAGAGGTGAGCCAGGTGAGGATGGGGAGCCAGGGGAGCAAGGCCCACAGGGCCTTGGGGGCCCCCCTGGACTTCCTGGGTCTGCAGGGCTCCCTGGCAGACGTGGGCCCCCTGGGCCTAAGGGGGAGGCAGGGCCTGGAGGGCCCCCAGGAGTGCCTGGCATTCGGGGTGACCAGGGGCCTAGTGGCCTGGCTGGGAAACCTGGGCTCCCAGGTGAGAGGGGACTTCCTGGGGCCCACGGACCCCCTGGACCTACTGGGCCCAAGGGCGAACCAGGTTTCACGGGCCGCCCTGGAGGACCAGGGGTGGCAGGAGCCCTTGGGCAGAAGGGCGACTTGGGGCTCCCTGGGCAGCCTGGCCTGAGGGGCCCCTCAGGGATACCAGGACTTCAGGGCCCCACTGGCCCTATCGGGCCCCAGGGTTTGCCAGGCCTGAAGGGTGAACCAGGCCTGCCAGGGCCCCCTGGGGAGGGGAAAGTGGGGGAACCTGGAACAGCTGGGCCCACAGGGCCCCCTGGGGTCCCTGGCTCCCCAGGACTCACAGGCCTTCCTGGGCCTCCTGGGCCTCCTGGCCCCCCTGGTGCCCCTGGGGCCTTCGACGAGACTGGCATTGCAGGCCTCCATCTGCCCAATGGTGGTGTGGAGGGTGCTGTGCTGGGCAAGGGGGGCAAGCCACAGTTTGGGCTGGGTGAACTATCAGCCCACGCCACGCCGGCCTTCACCGCTGTGCTCACCTCGCCCTTCCCTGCCTCAGGCATGCCTGTTAAATTTGACCGAACTCTCTACAATGGCCACAGTGGCTACAACCCGGCCACTGGCATCTTTACCTGCCCTGTGGGCGGCGTCTACTACTTTGCCTACCATGTACACGTCAAGGGCACCAACGTGTGGGTGGCCCTGTACAAGAACAACGTGCCAGCTACCTACACCTACGACGAGTACAAGAAGGGCTACCTGGACCAGGCGTCTGGCGGGGCTGTGCTCCAGCTGCGGCCCAACGACCAGGTCTGGGTTCAGATGCCCTCGGACCAGGCCAATGGCCTCTACTCCACCGAGTACATCCACTCCTCCTTTTCAGGATTCTTGCTCTGCCCCACATAA